The following proteins come from a genomic window of Eleginops maclovinus isolate JMC-PN-2008 ecotype Puerto Natales chromosome 8, JC_Emac_rtc_rv5, whole genome shotgun sequence:
- the git2b gene encoding ARF GTPase-activating protein GIT2b isoform X3 — MSKRVRSREVCADCSAPEPRWASVNRGVLICDECCSIHRGLGRHSSQVRHLTHSQWPSSQLQMVQTLYGNGANSIWEHSLLDPSSSVSGKRKANPQDRVHPNKTEFIKGKYQMLVYVHRMPCREDDSVTAKDLSKQLHSSVRTGNLETCLRLLSLGAQANFFHPEKGNTPLHIAAKAGQVLQAELLAVYGADPGALDSSGKTPIDYARQAGHQDLAERLVEIQYELTDRLTFYLCGRRPDHRNGQHFIIPQMADSSLDLSEFAKAAKKKLQSLSNHQFEELAMDVYDEVDRRETDAVWLATQNHSTLVTDTTVVPFLPVNPEYSSTRNQGRQKLARFSAHEFATLVIDILTDAKRRQWGNSCDSPKENVELILQGMDSRHNSESQDNDQPDYDSVASDEDPVQEATCGDSSTDRRTKSSESSDLSDGPITVHEFMEVKSALNASEAKIQQLLKVNCHLSEELRSMQSKLNSLQTENTTLRWQPPSGQQQHLQGPLGRQPPRGGRAMSMYETGSSPRQYPHRVEAARHEDGVVLQPFPTNGCSLEGQSMMLENDYDTTPNHSELEEAGSPLPACESVEQGEEGEEDATLPCTEDVICKTEQITKNIQELLRAAQETKHESFLPCSEKICVAVKEMAALFPKRPSSDTVRGSLYLLTSSASRLHGECLKAAEHNPCPSDIQLVTQQVIQCAYDIAKAAKQLVTVTTKENNN, encoded by the exons ATGTCAAAGCGAGTGAGAAGCAGAGAGGTCTGCGCTGATTGCAGTGCTCCGG aGCCACGCTGGGCCTCTGTTAACAGGGGTGTGTTGATCTGCGATGAGTGCTGCAGCATCCATCGAGGGCTGGGGCGACACAGCTCTCAGGTCCGACATCTGACTCATTCTCAATGGCCATCATCCCAGTTACAG ATGGTCCAGACACTGTATGGTAATGGAGCTAATTCCATATGGGAGCATAGCCTTCTGGACCCTTCTTCTTCTGTGAGTGGGAAGCGCAAAGCCAACCCCCAGGACAGAGTTCA TCCCAACAAGACGGAGTTCATCAAGGGCAAATATCAGATGCTGGTGTATGTCCATCGCATGCCTTGTCGGGAGGACGACAGTGTAACCGCAAAAGACCTCAGCAAG CAACTGCACTCCAGTGTTCGGACTGGAAACCTGGAGACCTGCCTAAGACTCTTATCTTTGGGAGCACAGGCCAACTTCTTCCATCCA GAGAAAGGCAACACTCCACTACACATAGCGGCAAAAGCAGGACAGGTGTTACAAGCAGAACTGTTGGCGGTGTATGGAGCTGATCCCGGGGCTCTGGACTCCAGTGGAAAGACCCCCATCGATTATGCAAG ACAAGCTGGGCATCAGGATCTGGCAGAGAGGCTGGTAGAGATTCAGTACGAACTCACTGACCGCTTAACATTTTACCTCTGCGGAAGAAGACCAG ATCACAGAAATGGGCAACACTTCATCATTCCACAGATGGCCGACAG CAGCCTGGATTTGTCAGAGTTTGCAAAAGCTGCAAAGAAGAAGCTCCAGTCG CTGAGTAACCATCAGTTTGAAGAGCTTGCCATGGATGTTTATGATGAAGTTGACAGAAGAGAAACAGATGCAG tgtggttGGCCACTCAGAACCACAGCACACTTGTAACAGACACCACAGTTGTGCCTTTTCTGCCGGTCAATCCAGAGTACTCGTCTACCAGAAACCAG ggTCGTCAAAAATTGGCACGGTTTAGTGCTCATGAGTTTGCCACCCTGGTTATTGATATCCTCACTGATGCTAAACGGCGGCAGTGGGGGAATTCCTGCGACAGTCCCAAAG AGAACGTGGAGTTGATCCTTCAGGGAATGGACAGTCGCCATAACAGTGAGAGCCAGGATAATGACCAGCCTGATTACGACAGTGTGGCATCAGATGAAGATCCGGTGCAAGAGGCCACCTGTGGGGACAGCAGCACTGACCGAAGGACCAag AGCTCGGAGTCGTCCGACCTCTCCGATGGACCAATCACAGTGCATGAGTTCATGGAGGTGAAGAGTGCCCTCAACGCATCGGAAGCCAAAATACAGCAGCTTCTCAAAGTCAACTGTCACCTCAGTGAAGAGCTGCGGAGCATGCAGAGCAAG CTGAACTCCCTGcagactgaaaacacaacactgcGATGGCAACCCCCCAGTGGACAGCAACAACACCTACAGGGGCCCCTTGGTCGACAACCGCCCCGCGGCGGTCGGGCCATGTCCATGTATGAGACCGGCTCTTCCCCGAGGCAGTACCCCCACCGAGTGGAAGCGGCTCGGCATGAGGACGGAGTCGTTTTACAACCCTTCCCCACCAAC GGCTGCAGTCTGGAAGGACAGAGTATGATGCTGGAGAACGACTACGACACTACGCCCAACCACTCTGAACTGGAGGAGGCAGG CAGCCCTCTCCCTGCCTGTGAATCAGTggagcagggggaggagggtgaggaagaTGCCACCCTGCCGTGCACAGAGGATGTCATCTGTAAGACCGAGCAGATCACTAAGAACATCCAGGAGCTGCTGAGAGCTGCCCAGGAGACCAAGCATGAAAG CTTCCTGCCTTGTTCAGAAAAGATCTGCGTGGCTGTGAAAGAGATGGCCGCCCTGTTTCCCAAG AGGCCGTCCTCGGACACGGTGCGAGGGTCTCTGTATCTGCTCACGTCCAGCGCCAGCCGGCTTCACGGAGAGTGCCTGAAGGCCGCAGAGCACAACCCCTGCCCGTCGGATATCCAGCTGGTCACTCAGCAGGTCATCCAGTGCGCCTATGACATTGCCAAAGCTGCCAAGCAACTTGTCACTGTGACaaccaaagaaaacaataactaA
- the git2b gene encoding ARF GTPase-activating protein GIT2b isoform X2, which produces MSKRVRSREVCADCSAPEPRWASVNRGVLICDECCSIHRGLGRHSSQVRHLTHSQWPSSQLQMVQTLYGNGANSIWEHSLLDPSSSVSGKRKANPQDRVHPNKTEFIKGKYQMLVYVHRMPCREDDSVTAKDLSKQLHSSVRTGNLETCLRLLSLGAQANFFHPEKGNTPLHIAAKAGQVLQAELLAVYGADPGALDSSGKTPIDYARQAGHQDLAERLVEIQYELTDRLTFYLCGRRPDHRNGQHFIIPQMADSLDLSEFAKAAKKKLQSLSNHQFEELAMDVYDEVDRRETDAVWLATQNHSTLVTDTTVVPFLPVNPEYSSTRNQGRQKLARFSAHEFATLVIDILTDAKRRQWGNSCDSPKENVELILQGMDSRHNSESQDNDQPDYDSVASDEDPVQEATCGDSSTDRRTKSSESSDLSDGPITVHEFMEVKSALNASEAKIQQLLKVNCHLSEELRSMQSKLNSLQTENTTLRWQPPSGQQQHLQGPLGRQPPRGGRAMSMYETGSSPRQYPHRVEAARHEDGVVLQPFPTNIGRGPLGTAASSLPTFPSSLSWSWDERSRRGCSLEGQSMMLENDYDTTPNHSELEEAGSPLPACESVEQGEEGEEDATLPCTEDVICKTEQITKNIQELLRAAQETKHESFLPCSEKICVAVKEMAALFPKRPSSDTVRGSLYLLTSSASRLHGECLKAAEHNPCPSDIQLVTQQVIQCAYDIAKAAKQLVTVTTKENNN; this is translated from the exons ATGTCAAAGCGAGTGAGAAGCAGAGAGGTCTGCGCTGATTGCAGTGCTCCGG aGCCACGCTGGGCCTCTGTTAACAGGGGTGTGTTGATCTGCGATGAGTGCTGCAGCATCCATCGAGGGCTGGGGCGACACAGCTCTCAGGTCCGACATCTGACTCATTCTCAATGGCCATCATCCCAGTTACAG ATGGTCCAGACACTGTATGGTAATGGAGCTAATTCCATATGGGAGCATAGCCTTCTGGACCCTTCTTCTTCTGTGAGTGGGAAGCGCAAAGCCAACCCCCAGGACAGAGTTCA TCCCAACAAGACGGAGTTCATCAAGGGCAAATATCAGATGCTGGTGTATGTCCATCGCATGCCTTGTCGGGAGGACGACAGTGTAACCGCAAAAGACCTCAGCAAG CAACTGCACTCCAGTGTTCGGACTGGAAACCTGGAGACCTGCCTAAGACTCTTATCTTTGGGAGCACAGGCCAACTTCTTCCATCCA GAGAAAGGCAACACTCCACTACACATAGCGGCAAAAGCAGGACAGGTGTTACAAGCAGAACTGTTGGCGGTGTATGGAGCTGATCCCGGGGCTCTGGACTCCAGTGGAAAGACCCCCATCGATTATGCAAG ACAAGCTGGGCATCAGGATCTGGCAGAGAGGCTGGTAGAGATTCAGTACGAACTCACTGACCGCTTAACATTTTACCTCTGCGGAAGAAGACCAG ATCACAGAAATGGGCAACACTTCATCATTCCACAGATGGCCGACAG CCTGGATTTGTCAGAGTTTGCAAAAGCTGCAAAGAAGAAGCTCCAGTCG CTGAGTAACCATCAGTTTGAAGAGCTTGCCATGGATGTTTATGATGAAGTTGACAGAAGAGAAACAGATGCAG tgtggttGGCCACTCAGAACCACAGCACACTTGTAACAGACACCACAGTTGTGCCTTTTCTGCCGGTCAATCCAGAGTACTCGTCTACCAGAAACCAG ggTCGTCAAAAATTGGCACGGTTTAGTGCTCATGAGTTTGCCACCCTGGTTATTGATATCCTCACTGATGCTAAACGGCGGCAGTGGGGGAATTCCTGCGACAGTCCCAAAG AGAACGTGGAGTTGATCCTTCAGGGAATGGACAGTCGCCATAACAGTGAGAGCCAGGATAATGACCAGCCTGATTACGACAGTGTGGCATCAGATGAAGATCCGGTGCAAGAGGCCACCTGTGGGGACAGCAGCACTGACCGAAGGACCAag AGCTCGGAGTCGTCCGACCTCTCCGATGGACCAATCACAGTGCATGAGTTCATGGAGGTGAAGAGTGCCCTCAACGCATCGGAAGCCAAAATACAGCAGCTTCTCAAAGTCAACTGTCACCTCAGTGAAGAGCTGCGGAGCATGCAGAGCAAG CTGAACTCCCTGcagactgaaaacacaacactgcGATGGCAACCCCCCAGTGGACAGCAACAACACCTACAGGGGCCCCTTGGTCGACAACCGCCCCGCGGCGGTCGGGCCATGTCCATGTATGAGACCGGCTCTTCCCCGAGGCAGTACCCCCACCGAGTGGAAGCGGCTCGGCATGAGGACGGAGTCGTTTTACAACCCTTCCCCACCAAC ATTGGGAGGGGTCCTTTGGGGACGGCTgcttcctccctccctaccttCCCCTCTTCCCTGTCCTGGTCGTGGGATGAGCGATCTCGAAGG GGCTGCAGTCTGGAAGGACAGAGTATGATGCTGGAGAACGACTACGACACTACGCCCAACCACTCTGAACTGGAGGAGGCAGG CAGCCCTCTCCCTGCCTGTGAATCAGTggagcagggggaggagggtgaggaagaTGCCACCCTGCCGTGCACAGAGGATGTCATCTGTAAGACCGAGCAGATCACTAAGAACATCCAGGAGCTGCTGAGAGCTGCCCAGGAGACCAAGCATGAAAG CTTCCTGCCTTGTTCAGAAAAGATCTGCGTGGCTGTGAAAGAGATGGCCGCCCTGTTTCCCAAG AGGCCGTCCTCGGACACGGTGCGAGGGTCTCTGTATCTGCTCACGTCCAGCGCCAGCCGGCTTCACGGAGAGTGCCTGAAGGCCGCAGAGCACAACCCCTGCCCGTCGGATATCCAGCTGGTCACTCAGCAGGTCATCCAGTGCGCCTATGACATTGCCAAAGCTGCCAAGCAACTTGTCACTGTGACaaccaaagaaaacaataactaA
- the LOC134868247 gene encoding glycolipid transfer protein-like yields MALLLDNQFNDLPPDKVIDTKLFLEAVSHIPLFFDCLGANVFSIIKSDINGNITKIRAVYMKDPAKYVTLQDIVEAERVEHAAEWPKVGATLALMWLKRGLRFIQILLQSLADGERDENNPNLIRVNVTKAYEQALKKYHGWIVQKIFHVALHAAPYKSNFLKALSKGEEVKEEDCLANVRQFLVNYTATVDAIYEMYTNLNAELDYTV; encoded by the exons ATGGCTCTTTTACTGGATAACCAATTCAACGACCTGCCTCCTGACAAGGTGATAGACACAAAGTTGTTTTTGGAGGCTGTGTCtcatattcctttattttttg actGCTTGGGAGCAAACGTTTTTTCAATCATCAAGTCAGACATTAATGGCAACATAACG AAAATTAGAGCAGTGTATATGAAGGATCCTGCAAAGTACGTCACCCTGCAGGACATTGTGGAGGCAGAGCGAGTAGAACATGCAGCAGAGTGGCCTAAAGTTGGAGCGACACTAGCTCTGATGTGGCTGAAAAG GGGTCTCCGTTTCATACAGATCCTGCTGCAGAGTTTGgcagatggagaaagagatgaGAACAACCCCAACCTAATTCGGGTTAATGTCACCAAAGCATATGAACAGGCGCTGAAGAAATACCACGGCTGGATTGTACAAAAGATTTTCCAT GTAGCGTTACATGCAGCTCCTTACAAATCAAACTTCCTCAAGGCTCTGTCaaaaggagaggaagtgaaggagGAGGACTGTCTTGCAAATGTGCGTCAGTTTTTGGTAAATTACACTGCCACTGTAGATGCCATCTACGAGATGTACACCAATCTGAACGCAGAGCTGGACTACACGGTGTGA
- the git2b gene encoding ARF GTPase-activating protein GIT2b isoform X1 yields MSKRVRSREVCADCSAPEPRWASVNRGVLICDECCSIHRGLGRHSSQVRHLTHSQWPSSQLQMVQTLYGNGANSIWEHSLLDPSSSVSGKRKANPQDRVHPNKTEFIKGKYQMLVYVHRMPCREDDSVTAKDLSKQLHSSVRTGNLETCLRLLSLGAQANFFHPEKGNTPLHIAAKAGQVLQAELLAVYGADPGALDSSGKTPIDYARQAGHQDLAERLVEIQYELTDRLTFYLCGRRPDHRNGQHFIIPQMADSSLDLSEFAKAAKKKLQSLSNHQFEELAMDVYDEVDRRETDAVWLATQNHSTLVTDTTVVPFLPVNPEYSSTRNQGRQKLARFSAHEFATLVIDILTDAKRRQWGNSCDSPKENVELILQGMDSRHNSESQDNDQPDYDSVASDEDPVQEATCGDSSTDRRTKSSESSDLSDGPITVHEFMEVKSALNASEAKIQQLLKVNCHLSEELRSMQSKLNSLQTENTTLRWQPPSGQQQHLQGPLGRQPPRGGRAMSMYETGSSPRQYPHRVEAARHEDGVVLQPFPTNIGRGPLGTAASSLPTFPSSLSWSWDERSRRGCSLEGQSMMLENDYDTTPNHSELEEAGSPLPACESVEQGEEGEEDATLPCTEDVICKTEQITKNIQELLRAAQETKHESFLPCSEKICVAVKEMAALFPKRPSSDTVRGSLYLLTSSASRLHGECLKAAEHNPCPSDIQLVTQQVIQCAYDIAKAAKQLVTVTTKENNN; encoded by the exons ATGTCAAAGCGAGTGAGAAGCAGAGAGGTCTGCGCTGATTGCAGTGCTCCGG aGCCACGCTGGGCCTCTGTTAACAGGGGTGTGTTGATCTGCGATGAGTGCTGCAGCATCCATCGAGGGCTGGGGCGACACAGCTCTCAGGTCCGACATCTGACTCATTCTCAATGGCCATCATCCCAGTTACAG ATGGTCCAGACACTGTATGGTAATGGAGCTAATTCCATATGGGAGCATAGCCTTCTGGACCCTTCTTCTTCTGTGAGTGGGAAGCGCAAAGCCAACCCCCAGGACAGAGTTCA TCCCAACAAGACGGAGTTCATCAAGGGCAAATATCAGATGCTGGTGTATGTCCATCGCATGCCTTGTCGGGAGGACGACAGTGTAACCGCAAAAGACCTCAGCAAG CAACTGCACTCCAGTGTTCGGACTGGAAACCTGGAGACCTGCCTAAGACTCTTATCTTTGGGAGCACAGGCCAACTTCTTCCATCCA GAGAAAGGCAACACTCCACTACACATAGCGGCAAAAGCAGGACAGGTGTTACAAGCAGAACTGTTGGCGGTGTATGGAGCTGATCCCGGGGCTCTGGACTCCAGTGGAAAGACCCCCATCGATTATGCAAG ACAAGCTGGGCATCAGGATCTGGCAGAGAGGCTGGTAGAGATTCAGTACGAACTCACTGACCGCTTAACATTTTACCTCTGCGGAAGAAGACCAG ATCACAGAAATGGGCAACACTTCATCATTCCACAGATGGCCGACAG CAGCCTGGATTTGTCAGAGTTTGCAAAAGCTGCAAAGAAGAAGCTCCAGTCG CTGAGTAACCATCAGTTTGAAGAGCTTGCCATGGATGTTTATGATGAAGTTGACAGAAGAGAAACAGATGCAG tgtggttGGCCACTCAGAACCACAGCACACTTGTAACAGACACCACAGTTGTGCCTTTTCTGCCGGTCAATCCAGAGTACTCGTCTACCAGAAACCAG ggTCGTCAAAAATTGGCACGGTTTAGTGCTCATGAGTTTGCCACCCTGGTTATTGATATCCTCACTGATGCTAAACGGCGGCAGTGGGGGAATTCCTGCGACAGTCCCAAAG AGAACGTGGAGTTGATCCTTCAGGGAATGGACAGTCGCCATAACAGTGAGAGCCAGGATAATGACCAGCCTGATTACGACAGTGTGGCATCAGATGAAGATCCGGTGCAAGAGGCCACCTGTGGGGACAGCAGCACTGACCGAAGGACCAag AGCTCGGAGTCGTCCGACCTCTCCGATGGACCAATCACAGTGCATGAGTTCATGGAGGTGAAGAGTGCCCTCAACGCATCGGAAGCCAAAATACAGCAGCTTCTCAAAGTCAACTGTCACCTCAGTGAAGAGCTGCGGAGCATGCAGAGCAAG CTGAACTCCCTGcagactgaaaacacaacactgcGATGGCAACCCCCCAGTGGACAGCAACAACACCTACAGGGGCCCCTTGGTCGACAACCGCCCCGCGGCGGTCGGGCCATGTCCATGTATGAGACCGGCTCTTCCCCGAGGCAGTACCCCCACCGAGTGGAAGCGGCTCGGCATGAGGACGGAGTCGTTTTACAACCCTTCCCCACCAAC ATTGGGAGGGGTCCTTTGGGGACGGCTgcttcctccctccctaccttCCCCTCTTCCCTGTCCTGGTCGTGGGATGAGCGATCTCGAAGG GGCTGCAGTCTGGAAGGACAGAGTATGATGCTGGAGAACGACTACGACACTACGCCCAACCACTCTGAACTGGAGGAGGCAGG CAGCCCTCTCCCTGCCTGTGAATCAGTggagcagggggaggagggtgaggaagaTGCCACCCTGCCGTGCACAGAGGATGTCATCTGTAAGACCGAGCAGATCACTAAGAACATCCAGGAGCTGCTGAGAGCTGCCCAGGAGACCAAGCATGAAAG CTTCCTGCCTTGTTCAGAAAAGATCTGCGTGGCTGTGAAAGAGATGGCCGCCCTGTTTCCCAAG AGGCCGTCCTCGGACACGGTGCGAGGGTCTCTGTATCTGCTCACGTCCAGCGCCAGCCGGCTTCACGGAGAGTGCCTGAAGGCCGCAGAGCACAACCCCTGCCCGTCGGATATCCAGCTGGTCACTCAGCAGGTCATCCAGTGCGCCTATGACATTGCCAAAGCTGCCAAGCAACTTGTCACTGTGACaaccaaagaaaacaataactaA
- the git2b gene encoding ARF GTPase-activating protein GIT2b isoform X4: MVQTLYGNGANSIWEHSLLDPSSSVSGKRKANPQDRVHPNKTEFIKGKYQMLVYVHRMPCREDDSVTAKDLSKQLHSSVRTGNLETCLRLLSLGAQANFFHPEKGNTPLHIAAKAGQVLQAELLAVYGADPGALDSSGKTPIDYARQAGHQDLAERLVEIQYELTDRLTFYLCGRRPDHRNGQHFIIPQMADSSLDLSEFAKAAKKKLQSLSNHQFEELAMDVYDEVDRRETDAVWLATQNHSTLVTDTTVVPFLPVNPEYSSTRNQGRQKLARFSAHEFATLVIDILTDAKRRQWGNSCDSPKENVELILQGMDSRHNSESQDNDQPDYDSVASDEDPVQEATCGDSSTDRRTKSSESSDLSDGPITVHEFMEVKSALNASEAKIQQLLKVNCHLSEELRSMQSKLNSLQTENTTLRWQPPSGQQQHLQGPLGRQPPRGGRAMSMYETGSSPRQYPHRVEAARHEDGVVLQPFPTNIGRGPLGTAASSLPTFPSSLSWSWDERSRRGCSLEGQSMMLENDYDTTPNHSELEEAGSPLPACESVEQGEEGEEDATLPCTEDVICKTEQITKNIQELLRAAQETKHESFLPCSEKICVAVKEMAALFPKRPSSDTVRGSLYLLTSSASRLHGECLKAAEHNPCPSDIQLVTQQVIQCAYDIAKAAKQLVTVTTKENNN, encoded by the exons ATGGTCCAGACACTGTATGGTAATGGAGCTAATTCCATATGGGAGCATAGCCTTCTGGACCCTTCTTCTTCTGTGAGTGGGAAGCGCAAAGCCAACCCCCAGGACAGAGTTCA TCCCAACAAGACGGAGTTCATCAAGGGCAAATATCAGATGCTGGTGTATGTCCATCGCATGCCTTGTCGGGAGGACGACAGTGTAACCGCAAAAGACCTCAGCAAG CAACTGCACTCCAGTGTTCGGACTGGAAACCTGGAGACCTGCCTAAGACTCTTATCTTTGGGAGCACAGGCCAACTTCTTCCATCCA GAGAAAGGCAACACTCCACTACACATAGCGGCAAAAGCAGGACAGGTGTTACAAGCAGAACTGTTGGCGGTGTATGGAGCTGATCCCGGGGCTCTGGACTCCAGTGGAAAGACCCCCATCGATTATGCAAG ACAAGCTGGGCATCAGGATCTGGCAGAGAGGCTGGTAGAGATTCAGTACGAACTCACTGACCGCTTAACATTTTACCTCTGCGGAAGAAGACCAG ATCACAGAAATGGGCAACACTTCATCATTCCACAGATGGCCGACAG CAGCCTGGATTTGTCAGAGTTTGCAAAAGCTGCAAAGAAGAAGCTCCAGTCG CTGAGTAACCATCAGTTTGAAGAGCTTGCCATGGATGTTTATGATGAAGTTGACAGAAGAGAAACAGATGCAG tgtggttGGCCACTCAGAACCACAGCACACTTGTAACAGACACCACAGTTGTGCCTTTTCTGCCGGTCAATCCAGAGTACTCGTCTACCAGAAACCAG ggTCGTCAAAAATTGGCACGGTTTAGTGCTCATGAGTTTGCCACCCTGGTTATTGATATCCTCACTGATGCTAAACGGCGGCAGTGGGGGAATTCCTGCGACAGTCCCAAAG AGAACGTGGAGTTGATCCTTCAGGGAATGGACAGTCGCCATAACAGTGAGAGCCAGGATAATGACCAGCCTGATTACGACAGTGTGGCATCAGATGAAGATCCGGTGCAAGAGGCCACCTGTGGGGACAGCAGCACTGACCGAAGGACCAag AGCTCGGAGTCGTCCGACCTCTCCGATGGACCAATCACAGTGCATGAGTTCATGGAGGTGAAGAGTGCCCTCAACGCATCGGAAGCCAAAATACAGCAGCTTCTCAAAGTCAACTGTCACCTCAGTGAAGAGCTGCGGAGCATGCAGAGCAAG CTGAACTCCCTGcagactgaaaacacaacactgcGATGGCAACCCCCCAGTGGACAGCAACAACACCTACAGGGGCCCCTTGGTCGACAACCGCCCCGCGGCGGTCGGGCCATGTCCATGTATGAGACCGGCTCTTCCCCGAGGCAGTACCCCCACCGAGTGGAAGCGGCTCGGCATGAGGACGGAGTCGTTTTACAACCCTTCCCCACCAAC ATTGGGAGGGGTCCTTTGGGGACGGCTgcttcctccctccctaccttCCCCTCTTCCCTGTCCTGGTCGTGGGATGAGCGATCTCGAAGG GGCTGCAGTCTGGAAGGACAGAGTATGATGCTGGAGAACGACTACGACACTACGCCCAACCACTCTGAACTGGAGGAGGCAGG CAGCCCTCTCCCTGCCTGTGAATCAGTggagcagggggaggagggtgaggaagaTGCCACCCTGCCGTGCACAGAGGATGTCATCTGTAAGACCGAGCAGATCACTAAGAACATCCAGGAGCTGCTGAGAGCTGCCCAGGAGACCAAGCATGAAAG CTTCCTGCCTTGTTCAGAAAAGATCTGCGTGGCTGTGAAAGAGATGGCCGCCCTGTTTCCCAAG AGGCCGTCCTCGGACACGGTGCGAGGGTCTCTGTATCTGCTCACGTCCAGCGCCAGCCGGCTTCACGGAGAGTGCCTGAAGGCCGCAGAGCACAACCCCTGCCCGTCGGATATCCAGCTGGTCACTCAGCAGGTCATCCAGTGCGCCTATGACATTGCCAAAGCTGCCAAGCAACTTGTCACTGTGACaaccaaagaaaacaataactaA